One genomic segment of Pseudomonas sp. RU47 includes these proteins:
- the hisD gene encoding histidinol dehydrogenase — translation MTATTAIRRLNAADPDFAHHLDHLLSWESVSDDSVNQRVLDIIKAVRERGDAALVEFTQKFDGLEVASMADLILPRERLELALTRITVPQREALETAAARVRSYHEKQKQDSWSYTEADGTVLGQKVTPLDRAGLYVPGGKASYPSSVLMNAIPAKVAGVTEVVMVVPTPRGEINELVLAAACIAGVDRVFTIGGAQAVAALAYGTESVPKVDKVVGPGNIYVATAKRHVFGQVGIDMIAGPSEILVVCDGQTDPDWIAMDLFSQAEHDEDAQAILVSPDAEFLDKVAASIDKLLPTMDRATIIETSINGRGALIHVKDMAQAIEVANRIAPEHLELSVADPQAWLPQIRHAGAIFMGRHTSEALGDYCAGPNHVLPTSGTARFSSPLGVYDFQKRSSIIFCSEAGASELGKTASVLARGESLSAHARSAEYRIKDESKGN, via the coding sequence ATGACCGCAACGACTGCAATTCGCCGACTCAACGCTGCTGACCCGGATTTCGCGCATCATCTGGATCATCTGCTGAGCTGGGAAAGTGTGTCTGACGACTCGGTCAATCAGCGGGTGCTGGACATCATCAAGGCTGTGCGCGAACGTGGTGACGCGGCGCTGGTCGAGTTCACCCAGAAATTCGACGGCCTCGAAGTCGCTTCGATGGCCGACCTGATCCTGCCGCGCGAGCGTCTGGAACTGGCGCTGACGCGCATCACCGTGCCACAGCGCGAGGCATTGGAAACAGCCGCCGCCCGCGTGCGCAGCTACCACGAAAAACAGAAGCAGGATTCCTGGAGCTACACCGAAGCTGACGGCACGGTATTGGGCCAAAAGGTCACACCGCTGGATCGTGCCGGCCTGTACGTGCCGGGTGGCAAGGCGTCGTATCCGTCGTCGGTGTTGATGAACGCGATCCCGGCCAAGGTCGCCGGCGTGACCGAGGTGGTCATGGTTGTGCCGACCCCACGCGGTGAGATCAATGAACTGGTGCTGGCGGCTGCGTGCATCGCTGGCGTTGACCGAGTGTTCACCATCGGTGGCGCACAAGCTGTCGCTGCCTTGGCTTACGGCACCGAAAGCGTGCCGAAAGTCGACAAAGTCGTTGGCCCGGGCAACATCTATGTCGCCACCGCCAAGCGTCACGTGTTCGGTCAGGTCGGCATCGACATGATCGCCGGTCCTTCGGAAATCCTCGTGGTCTGCGACGGCCAGACCGATCCGGACTGGATCGCCATGGACCTGTTCTCGCAAGCCGAGCACGACGAAGACGCGCAGGCGATTCTGGTCAGCCCGGACGCCGAGTTCCTCGACAAGGTTGCGGCGAGCATCGACAAACTGCTGCCGACCATGGACCGCGCGACGATCATCGAAACCTCGATCAATGGCCGTGGTGCGCTGATTCACGTGAAGGACATGGCGCAAGCCATCGAAGTCGCCAACCGCATCGCCCCGGAACACCTGGAGCTGTCGGTCGCTGATCCACAGGCCTGGCTGCCGCAGATCCGCCACGCCGGCGCGATCTTCATGGGCCGTCATACTTCCGAAGCGCTGGGCGATTACTGCGCAGGTCCGAACCACGTATTGCCAACTTCGGGCACCGCGCGCTTCTCTTCGCCGCTGGGCGTGTATGACTTCCAGAAGCGCTCGTCGATCATCTTCTGCTCCGAGGCCGGTGCTTCGGAACTGGGCAAGACTGCATCGGTACTGGCCCGTGGCGAATCCCTGAGCGCGCACGCGCGCAGCGCCGAATACCGCATCAAAGACGAATCGAAGGGGAACTGA
- the murA gene encoding UDP-N-acetylglucosamine 1-carboxyvinyltransferase, with amino-acid sequence MDKLIITGGARLDGEIRISGAKNSALPILAATLLCDGPVTVGNLPHLHDITTMIELFGRMGIEPVIDEKLSVEIDPRTIKTLIAPYELVKTMRASILVLGPMVARFGEAEVALPGGCAIGSRPVDLHIRGLEAMGAVIDVEGGYIKAKAPEGGLRGAHFFFDTVSVTGTENIMMAAALAKGRSVLQNAAREPEVVDLANFLNAMGAKVSGAGTDTITIDGVERLGSAFYKVMPDRIETGTYLVAAAVTGGRVKVKDTDPTILEAVLEKLREAGAEITCGEDWIELNMHGKRPKAVNVRTAPYPAFPTDMQAQFISLNAIAEGTGAVIETIFENRFMHVYELHRMGAKIQVEGNTAIVTGTEVLKGAPVMATDLRASASLVISALVAEGDTLIDRIYHIDRGYECIEEKLQMLGAKIRRVPG; translated from the coding sequence ATGGATAAATTGATTATTACCGGTGGCGCTCGTCTTGATGGCGAGATCCGCATTTCCGGCGCAAAAAACTCCGCCCTGCCGATCCTGGCCGCCACCCTGCTGTGCGATGGCCCGGTGACCGTTGGCAACCTGCCGCACCTGCACGACATCACCACCATGATCGAGCTGTTCGGTCGCATGGGCATTGAGCCGGTGATCGACGAGAAACTCAGCGTCGAAATCGACCCGCGCACCATCAAGACCCTGATCGCCCCGTACGAACTGGTGAAAACCATGCGTGCGTCGATCCTGGTACTGGGCCCGATGGTTGCCCGTTTCGGTGAAGCCGAAGTCGCACTGCCTGGCGGTTGCGCCATCGGTTCGCGTCCGGTCGACCTGCACATCCGTGGCCTCGAAGCCATGGGCGCGGTCATCGACGTCGAAGGCGGCTACATCAAGGCCAAGGCGCCGGAAGGCGGCCTGCGCGGTGCGCACTTCTTCTTCGATACCGTCAGTGTGACCGGTACCGAGAACATCATGATGGCCGCGGCTCTGGCCAAGGGCCGCAGCGTGTTGCAGAACGCTGCTCGCGAGCCTGAAGTGGTCGACCTGGCGAACTTCCTCAACGCCATGGGCGCCAAGGTTTCCGGTGCTGGCACCGACACCATCACCATCGATGGCGTCGAGCGTCTGGGTTCGGCTTTCTATAAGGTCATGCCTGACCGTATCGAAACCGGCACCTACCTGGTTGCCGCTGCCGTTACCGGTGGTCGCGTCAAGGTCAAGGATACCGATCCGACCATCCTCGAAGCCGTTCTGGAAAAACTCCGTGAAGCCGGCGCAGAAATCACCTGCGGTGAAGACTGGATCGAGCTGAACATGCACGGCAAGCGTCCGAAAGCAGTCAACGTGCGCACCGCGCCGTACCCGGCTTTCCCGACGGACATGCAAGCGCAGTTCATCTCGCTCAACGCCATTGCCGAAGGCACCGGTGCGGTGATCGAGACGATCTTCGAAAACCGTTTCATGCACGTGTACGAACTGCACCGCATGGGCGCCAAGATCCAGGTCGAAGGCAACACTGCCATCGTCACCGGTACCGAAGTCCTCAAAGGCGCGCCAGTCATGGCCACCGACCTGCGGGCTTCGGCCAGCCTGGTGATCTCGGCACTGGTTGCCGAGGGCGATACGCTGATCGACCGCATCTACCACATCGACCGTGGTTATGAGTGCATCGAAGAAAAACTGCAGATGCTGGGCGCCAAGATCCGTCGCGTTCCGGGCTGA
- a CDS encoding DUF4198 domain-containing protein, with protein MQYGKTFVLIAALFVGEVSAHGLWTEQRRGNIEVVYGHGAEDNAFKAQKISGAWAYDASGKMIPVSVERLADHARLKPLKSPAVMAVALNNGMWSQNTDKKWINEGRSKVPGAVEATETFKYSLAIYQPGAKLPKLDQIKLLILPEVDPLTVGPGKSLPVRVLLDGKPAAGVKLIGDYRSAPNTLSTETDKDGRAQVLVRNEGLNVIAAQVEVPVKGSADVDSRGLFTSLTFLGEQHHE; from the coding sequence ATGCAATACGGCAAAACCTTTGTACTCATCGCAGCGCTGTTCGTAGGGGAAGTCTCGGCTCATGGCCTGTGGACCGAACAACGGCGCGGCAATATCGAAGTGGTTTATGGCCATGGCGCTGAAGACAACGCGTTCAAGGCACAGAAAATCAGCGGCGCGTGGGCTTATGACGCGAGCGGCAAGATGATTCCGGTCAGCGTCGAGCGTCTGGCGGATCACGCACGCTTGAAGCCCTTGAAGTCGCCGGCGGTCATGGCCGTCGCATTGAATAACGGCATGTGGTCGCAAAACACCGACAAGAAGTGGATCAACGAAGGCCGCAGCAAAGTGCCGGGCGCTGTCGAGGCAACCGAGACGTTTAAATACAGTCTGGCAATTTATCAGCCGGGGGCGAAGTTGCCCAAGCTTGATCAGATCAAGTTGCTGATTCTGCCGGAGGTTGATCCGCTGACGGTTGGGCCGGGCAAGTCATTGCCGGTGCGGGTGTTGCTCGATGGCAAACCGGCGGCCGGGGTGAAGTTGATTGGCGACTATCGCAGCGCGCCGAACACGTTGAGCACCGAGACTGACAAGGATGGTCGGGCGCAGGTGTTAGTGAGGAATGAAGGGTTGAATGTGATTGCGGCGCAGGTAGAAGTGCCGGTGAAGGGCAGTGCGGATGTGGATAGTCGTGGGTTGTTCACCTCACTGACTTTCCTCGGCGAGCAGCATCACGAATAA
- the cysD gene encoding sulfate adenylyltransferase subunit CysD, giving the protein MVDKLTHLKQLEAESIHIIREVAAEFDNPVMLYSIGKDSAVMLHLARKAFFPGKLPFPVMHVDTRWKFQEMYKFRDKMVEELGLDLITHINPDGVAQNINPFTHGSAKHTDIMKTEGLKQALDKHGFDAAFGGARRDEEKSRAKERVYSFRDSKHRWDPKNQRPELWNVYNGKVNKGESIRVFPLSNWTELDIWQYIYLEGIPIVPLYFAAEREVIEKNGTLIMIDDERILEHLSDEDKARIVKKKVRFRTLGCYPLTGAVESEAESLTDIIQEMLLTRTSERQGRVIDHDGAGSMEDKKRQGYF; this is encoded by the coding sequence ATGGTCGACAAACTGACGCATCTGAAACAGCTGGAGGCGGAAAGCATCCACATCATCCGCGAGGTGGCCGCCGAGTTCGATAACCCGGTGATGCTGTACTCCATCGGTAAAGACTCCGCCGTGATGCTGCACCTGGCACGCAAGGCGTTCTTCCCGGGCAAACTGCCGTTTCCGGTGATGCACGTCGACACCCGCTGGAAATTCCAGGAGATGTACAAGTTCCGCGACAAGATGGTCGAAGAACTGGGCCTGGACCTGATCACCCACATCAACCCCGATGGCGTGGCGCAGAACATCAACCCGTTCACCCACGGCAGCGCCAAGCACACCGACATCATGAAAACCGAAGGCCTGAAACAGGCACTCGACAAGCATGGTTTCGACGCAGCGTTCGGCGGCGCCCGTCGCGATGAAGAGAAATCCCGTGCCAAAGAGCGCGTGTACTCGTTCCGCGACAGCAAGCACCGCTGGGACCCGAAGAACCAGCGCCCGGAGCTGTGGAACGTCTACAATGGCAAGGTCAACAAGGGCGAATCCATCCGCGTATTCCCTCTGTCGAACTGGACCGAGCTGGACATCTGGCAGTACATCTACCTCGAAGGCATCCCGATTGTGCCGTTGTACTTCGCCGCCGAACGCGAAGTGATCGAGAAGAACGGCACGCTGATCATGATCGACGACGAGCGCATCCTCGAGCACCTCTCCGATGAAGACAAAGCGCGCATCGTCAAAAAGAAAGTGCGTTTCCGCACCCTTGGCTGCTACCCGTTGACGGGTGCCGTGGAGTCCGAGGCTGAAAGCCTGACGGACATCATCCAGGAAATGCTCCTGACGCGAACTTCCGAGCGCCAGGGCCGTGTCATCGACCACGATGGCGCAGGCTCGATGGAAGATAAAAAACGTCAAGGCTATTTCTAA
- the hisG gene encoding ATP phosphoribosyltransferase: protein MLTIALSKGRILDDTLPLLAEAGIVPTENPDKSRKLIIPTTQDDVRLLIVRATDVPTYVEHGAADLGVAGKDVLMEYTGQGLYEPLDLQIAQCKLMTAGKIGAPEPKGRLRVATKFVNVAKRYYAEQGRQVDIIKLYGSMELAPLIGLADKIIDVVDTGNTLRANGLEPQELIATISSRLVVNKASMKMQHARIQALIDTLRNAVESRYRG from the coding sequence ATGTTGACCATCGCACTGTCCAAGGGCCGTATCCTTGACGACACCCTGCCGCTTCTCGCCGAAGCGGGCATCGTGCCGACCGAGAATCCGGACAAGAGCCGCAAGCTGATCATCCCCACGACGCAGGACGACGTTCGTCTGCTGATCGTGCGAGCCACCGATGTGCCGACCTATGTCGAGCATGGCGCGGCCGACCTTGGCGTTGCCGGTAAAGACGTGTTGATGGAATACACCGGCCAGGGTCTTTACGAACCACTGGATCTGCAGATTGCTCAGTGCAAGCTGATGACCGCCGGCAAGATCGGCGCGCCGGAGCCCAAAGGCCGTCTGCGCGTAGCGACCAAGTTCGTCAACGTTGCCAAGCGTTACTACGCCGAGCAAGGCCGTCAGGTCGACATCATCAAGCTGTATGGCTCGATGGAGCTGGCGCCACTGATCGGTCTGGCCGACAAGATCATCGACGTGGTCGACACCGGTAACACCCTGCGCGCCAATGGCCTGGAACCTCAGGAACTGATCGCCACGATCAGCTCGCGCCTGGTGGTCAACAAGGCTTCGATGAAAATGCAACACGCCCGAATCCAGGCGTTGATCGATACCCTGCGCAACGCAGTGGAATCGCGATACCGCGGCTGA
- the hisC gene encoding histidinol-phosphate transaminase produces MSKFWSPFVKDLVPYVPGEQPKLTKLVKLNTNENPYGPSPKALAAMQIELNDNLRLYPDPNSDLLKTAVAKYYGMQSNQVFLGNGSDEVLAHIFHGLLQHDQPLLFPDISYSFYPVYCGLYGIQFDAVPLDTQFQIDPADYAKPNGGIIFPNPNAPTGCLLALEAVEQILKASPDSVVVVDEAYIDFGGETAISLVDRYPNLLVTQTLSKSRSLAGLRVGLAVGHPDLIEALERIKNSFNSYPLDRLAIVGAAAAFEDREYFDKTCRLVIESREWVIAQLQAKGFEVLPSAANFIFARHPQHDAAGLAAKLREQGVIVRHFKQERIAQFLRISIGTPEQNRALIDGLGEI; encoded by the coding sequence ATGAGTAAATTCTGGAGCCCGTTCGTTAAAGATCTGGTGCCGTACGTGCCGGGCGAACAGCCGAAGCTGACCAAACTGGTCAAGCTCAACACCAACGAAAACCCGTACGGCCCATCGCCAAAAGCCTTGGCCGCGATGCAGATCGAACTGAATGACAACCTGCGTCTGTACCCGGACCCGAACAGTGATCTGCTGAAAACTGCGGTCGCCAAATACTACGGCATGCAGAGCAATCAGGTGTTCCTCGGCAACGGCTCGGACGAAGTGCTCGCGCACATTTTCCACGGCTTGCTGCAACACGATCAGCCGCTGCTGTTTCCGGACATCAGCTACAGCTTCTATCCGGTTTACTGCGGGTTGTACGGCATCCAGTTCGATGCGGTGCCGCTGGATACGCAGTTTCAGATCGATCCAGCCGACTACGCCAAGCCGAACGGCGGGATCATTTTCCCGAATCCGAACGCGCCAACCGGTTGCCTGCTGGCGCTGGAAGCGGTCGAGCAGATCCTCAAGGCCAGCCCGGATTCGGTGGTGGTCGTAGACGAGGCGTACATCGACTTCGGCGGCGAAACGGCAATCAGTCTGGTGGATCGTTATCCCAACCTGTTGGTGACGCAAACCCTGTCCAAGTCACGTTCGCTGGCTGGTTTGCGCGTTGGTCTGGCGGTCGGGCATCCGGACCTGATCGAGGCGCTGGAGCGGATCAAGAACAGCTTCAACTCCTATCCGCTGGATCGTCTGGCGATTGTCGGTGCGGCGGCGGCGTTCGAGGATCGCGAGTATTTTGACAAGACCTGCCGTCTGGTGATCGAGAGCCGTGAGTGGGTGATTGCGCAATTGCAGGCCAAGGGGTTTGAAGTGTTGCCGTCGGCGGCGAACTTCATTTTCGCCCGGCACCCGCAGCATGATGCGGCGGGACTGGCGGCCAAGCTGAGGGAGCAGGGCGTGATCGTACGGCACTTCAAGCAGGAGCGGATTGCGCAGTTTTTGCGGATTTCGATTGGTACGCCGGAGCAGAATCGGGCGTTGATCGATGGGTTGGGTGAGATATGA
- a CDS encoding Nif3-like dinuclear metal center hexameric protein translates to MAVALSTLVEEADRYLGSAKIADYCPNGLQVEGRPQVMRIVSGVTASQALLDAAVEAGADLVLVHHGYFWKGENPCVTGMKQRRLKTLLKHDISLLAYHLPLDLHPDVGNNVQLARQLDITVEGPLDPDNLKIVGLVGSLKEPMTARDFARKVQEVMGREPLLIEGNPMIRRVGWCTGGGQGYIDQAVAAGVDLYLSGEASEQTFHSARENDISFIAAGHHATERYGVQALGDYLAKRFAVEHIFIDCPNPI, encoded by the coding sequence ATGGCCGTTGCCCTCAGCACCCTCGTCGAAGAAGCCGACCGTTACCTCGGCAGTGCGAAAATTGCCGATTATTGCCCGAATGGATTGCAGGTCGAGGGCCGTCCGCAAGTGATGCGCATCGTCAGCGGCGTCACGGCCAGTCAGGCGTTGCTGGACGCTGCCGTTGAGGCCGGGGCCGATCTGGTGCTGGTGCATCACGGTTACTTCTGGAAGGGCGAGAACCCGTGCGTTACCGGCATGAAGCAGCGCCGATTGAAGACCTTGCTCAAGCACGACATCAGTCTGCTCGCTTACCACTTGCCGCTGGATTTGCATCCTGATGTCGGCAATAACGTGCAACTGGCGCGTCAACTGGATATCACTGTTGAGGGCCCGCTGGATCCGGACAATCTTAAAATCGTTGGTCTGGTCGGGTCTTTGAAAGAGCCGATGACCGCGCGCGATTTCGCCCGCAAGGTGCAAGAAGTCATGGGCCGCGAACCGTTGCTGATTGAAGGTAATCCGATGATCCGCCGGGTCGGCTGGTGCACCGGCGGCGGTCAGGGCTATATCGATCAAGCCGTCGCCGCAGGCGTCGATCTCTATCTGAGCGGTGAGGCTTCCGAACAGACCTTCCACAGCGCCCGCGAGAACGACATCAGCTTCATTGCCGCCGGCCACCACGCGACCGAGCGCTACGGCGTACAGGCGCTGGGCGACTACCTGGCGAAACGTTTCGCCGTCGAGCACATCTTCATCGATTGCCCGAATCCGATCTGA
- a CDS encoding STAS domain-containing protein gives MNEAAVRMSDVDELLLSGVLDYRTGADLRKQGQTLIKSSKAASLVIDCSAVKKSSSVGLSLLLCFMRDANAAGKAVSIRAMPEDMREIAQVSELTELLAHP, from the coding sequence ATGAATGAGGCCGCAGTTCGTATGAGTGATGTCGACGAGCTTCTGCTCAGCGGAGTGCTGGACTATCGCACCGGTGCCGACCTGCGCAAGCAAGGTCAGACGCTGATCAAGTCCAGCAAGGCTGCTTCGCTGGTGATCGATTGCTCGGCGGTGAAGAAGTCCAGCAGCGTCGGTTTGTCGTTGCTGCTGTGCTTCATGCGCGATGCGAATGCGGCCGGAAAGGCTGTCAGCATCCGCGCGATGCCCGAAGACATGCGCGAAATCGCTCAGGTCAGTGAACTGACCGAACTGTTGGCGCACCCCTGA
- a CDS encoding TonB-dependent siderophore receptor, which translates to MSSRTKASLLGLSLGLLVDPAFAEEPKPLELDAISVISDYESPTGPVKGYRATRSSSATKTDTAIRDIPQAISVVPASVLKDLGSTSVERALDFAGGVSKQNNFGGLTLYEYSVRGFTTSEFYKDGFSANRGYPSTPDAANIERIEVLKGPAASLYGRGDPGGTVNIVTKKPQPEAFTTLQTSAGSWDRYRTALDLNTPLDDQGNVLSRINLAVEDNNSFRDHVDSKRVFVAPSISWQLNPDTSLLVESEIVRQSSTFDRGIVAPNNKWSGVSRSTFLGEPNDGNIDNHNNLLQATLEHHLNDNWKLRLASHYKEGKLWGDASESRPLNADGHTVNRRYRERDTTWHDSITQLELRGLFDLGPWQHELLIGTEYENFRKNERVTNIAGGPYAIDIYKPIYGQPKPNGARSGTDFFEQVESHALNLQDQIVFTDKLRGMIGARFEHFDQRIDDHSRNAKSQQRHDALTQRAGLLYQLTPDTGLFANASTSFKPNNGLDASGKSFDPEESVGYEVGIKNELFDERLSSTLAFFHIDKENVLALDPATDTSRAMGKARSRGFDLQVTGQVTDAVRVIGAFAYIDAEVTKGDAVIPTGSRILGVAKRSGSLLGVYEFQDGHLRGSDVGAAFTYVGDRSGESGSDFELPAYQTVDLLAHYKASDNVTVGLNLNNLFDEKYYERSYSNYWVNPGEPRNFTVSLTLNL; encoded by the coding sequence ATGTCGTCTCGAACAAAGGCCTCCCTGCTCGGCCTGAGTCTTGGTCTGCTGGTCGATCCAGCCTTCGCCGAAGAGCCCAAGCCGCTTGAACTCGACGCCATCAGCGTCATCTCCGACTACGAATCGCCGACCGGTCCGGTCAAGGGCTATCGCGCCACCCGCTCGTCCAGCGCAACAAAAACCGACACCGCGATCCGCGATATTCCTCAAGCCATCAGCGTCGTACCGGCCAGCGTGCTCAAGGATCTGGGCAGCACCAGCGTCGAGCGCGCACTGGATTTCGCCGGCGGCGTATCCAAGCAAAACAACTTCGGCGGCCTGACGCTGTACGAATACAGCGTGCGCGGTTTCACCACATCGGAGTTCTACAAGGACGGCTTTAGCGCCAATCGTGGTTATCCGAGCACACCGGATGCAGCCAATATCGAGCGCATCGAAGTGCTCAAAGGCCCCGCCGCCAGTCTGTATGGCCGAGGCGATCCCGGCGGCACGGTAAACATCGTCACCAAGAAACCGCAGCCCGAAGCGTTCACGACGTTGCAAACCAGCGCCGGCAGTTGGGACCGTTATCGCACCGCGCTGGACCTCAACACACCGCTGGATGATCAGGGCAATGTGCTCTCGCGAATCAACCTTGCAGTCGAAGACAACAACAGTTTTCGCGATCACGTCGACAGCAAGCGTGTGTTCGTCGCGCCGTCGATCAGTTGGCAATTGAACCCGGACACGTCGCTGTTGGTGGAAAGCGAGATCGTCCGTCAGAGCTCCACGTTTGATCGCGGTATCGTCGCGCCGAACAACAAGTGGAGCGGCGTTTCGCGCTCGACGTTTCTCGGTGAACCCAACGACGGCAACATCGATAACCACAACAATCTGCTTCAGGCGACGCTCGAACATCACCTCAACGATAACTGGAAGCTGCGTCTGGCCAGCCACTACAAGGAAGGCAAACTCTGGGGTGACGCCTCCGAATCCCGCCCGTTGAACGCCGATGGCCACACCGTCAACCGCCGCTATCGCGAGCGCGACACAACCTGGCACGACAGCATTACCCAGCTTGAGCTGCGCGGCCTGTTCGACCTCGGCCCGTGGCAGCACGAACTGCTGATCGGAACCGAATACGAAAACTTCCGCAAGAACGAGCGCGTCACCAACATTGCCGGCGGCCCCTACGCCATCGACATCTACAAGCCGATCTACGGCCAGCCGAAACCCAACGGCGCACGCTCGGGCACTGACTTCTTCGAACAGGTCGAAAGTCATGCACTGAACCTGCAGGATCAAATCGTCTTCACCGACAAACTGCGCGGGATGATCGGCGCGCGCTTCGAGCATTTCGACCAGCGCATCGACGACCACAGCCGTAATGCGAAAAGCCAGCAGCGCCACGACGCTCTGACTCAACGCGCCGGCCTGCTCTATCAACTGACACCGGATACCGGCTTGTTCGCCAATGCGTCAACCTCGTTCAAACCGAATAACGGCCTCGACGCCTCCGGCAAATCCTTCGACCCGGAAGAAAGCGTCGGTTACGAAGTCGGCATCAAGAACGAGTTGTTCGACGAACGCCTGAGCAGCACCCTCGCCTTCTTCCACATCGACAAGGAAAACGTCCTCGCCCTCGATCCGGCCACCGACACCAGCCGCGCGATGGGCAAGGCGCGCAGTCGTGGTTTCGACCTGCAAGTCACCGGACAGGTCACCGACGCTGTACGAGTCATTGGTGCCTTTGCCTACATTGACGCAGAAGTGACCAAGGGCGACGCAGTCATTCCCACCGGCAGTCGCATCCTCGGCGTGGCCAAACGCAGCGGCAGCCTGCTCGGGGTTTATGAGTTTCAGGATGGTCATTTGCGCGGCTCGGACGTCGGCGCAGCGTTCACTTATGTCGGCGACCGCTCCGGAGAATCCGGCAGCGACTTCGAATTACCGGCCTACCAGACCGTCGACCTGCTCGCGCATTACAAGGCCAGCGACAACGTCACCGTCGGCCTGAACCTGAACAACCTCTTCGACGAGAAGTATTACGAGCGCTCTTACAGCAACTACTGGGTCAATCCCGGCGAGCCGCGCAATTTCACTGTCAGCCTGACTCTCAACCTGTAA
- the algW gene encoding Do family serine endopeptidase AlgW, translating to MFKALRFMGWPLLAGVLIALLIIQRYPQWVGLPSLDVNLQQAPQTTSVQQGPVSYADAVTIAAPSVVNLYTTKVINKPAHPLFEDPQFRRFFGDNSPKQKRMESSLGSGVIMSPEGYILTNNHVTSGADQIVVALKDGRETLARVIGSDPETDLAVLKIDLKTLPAITVGRSDNIRIGDVALAIGNPFGVGQTVTMGIISATGRNQLGLNNYEDFIQTDAAINPGNSGGALVDANGNLTGINTAIFSKSGGSQGIGFAIPVKLAMEVMKSIIEHGQVIRGWLGIEVQPLTQELAESFGLSGRPGIVVAGIFRDGPAQKAGLQLGDVILSIDGEPAGDGRRSMNQVARIKPTDKVTIQVMRNGKEIKLTAEIGLRPPPAPVKEKEE from the coding sequence ATGTTCAAGGCGCTGCGTTTTATGGGCTGGCCGTTGTTGGCCGGCGTGCTTATCGCTCTGTTGATTATTCAGCGTTACCCGCAGTGGGTCGGGCTGCCGAGCCTCGACGTCAACCTGCAACAGGCCCCGCAAACCACCAGCGTGCAGCAGGGGCCGGTGTCCTATGCCGATGCGGTGACCATCGCCGCACCTTCGGTGGTCAACCTGTACACCACCAAAGTCATCAACAAACCCGCGCATCCGCTGTTTGAAGATCCGCAGTTCCGCCGCTTCTTTGGTGATAACTCGCCGAAGCAGAAACGCATGGAGTCGAGCCTCGGCTCCGGCGTGATCATGAGCCCGGAAGGCTACATCCTGACCAACAACCACGTGACCAGCGGCGCCGACCAAATCGTCGTGGCCCTGAAGGACGGTCGCGAAACCCTCGCCCGCGTCATCGGCAGCGACCCGGAAACCGACCTCGCGGTGTTGAAGATCGATCTGAAAACCCTGCCGGCGATCACCGTCGGCCGCTCCGACAATATCCGCATCGGCGACGTCGCACTGGCCATCGGCAACCCGTTCGGCGTCGGCCAGACCGTGACCATGGGCATCATCAGCGCCACCGGGCGTAATCAGTTGGGCCTGAACAACTACGAAGACTTCATCCAGACCGACGCGGCGATCAACCCGGGTAACTCCGGCGGCGCGCTGGTCGATGCCAACGGCAACCTCACCGGCATCAACACGGCGATCTTCTCCAAGTCCGGCGGCTCGCAGGGCATCGGTTTTGCCATTCCGGTGAAACTGGCGATGGAAGTGATGAAGTCGATCATCGAACACGGTCAGGTGATTCGTGGCTGGCTGGGCATTGAAGTGCAACCGCTGACCCAGGAATTGGCTGAGTCGTTTGGTCTGTCCGGGCGTCCGGGGATTGTCGTGGCGGGGATCTTCCGCGATGGCCCGGCGCAGAAGGCCGGCCTGCAATTGGGCGACGTGATTCTGAGCATCGATGGCGAGCCTGCGGGCGATGGCCGTCGTTCGATGAACCAGGTTGCACGGATCAAACCGACGGACAAGGTGACGATTCAGGTGATGCGCAACGGCAAAGAGATCAAGCTCACCGCTGAAATCGGCCTGCGCCCACCACCGGCGCCGGTGAAAGAAAAAGAAGAATAA
- a CDS encoding BolA family protein, translating to MQAVEVKSFLEGKLPGTLVEVEGEGCNFQLNVISDELAALSPVKRQQQVYAHLNPWITDGSIHAVTMKFFSSAAWAERT from the coding sequence ATGCAGGCCGTAGAAGTGAAGAGCTTCCTTGAAGGAAAGCTGCCCGGAACGTTGGTAGAAGTTGAGGGCGAAGGCTGCAATTTCCAGCTGAACGTGATTAGCGATGAACTGGCGGCGTTGAGCCCGGTGAAGCGTCAGCAGCAGGTCTATGCCCATTTGAACCCATGGATCACCGATGGCAGCATCCATGCGGTCACTATGAAATTTTTCAGCAGCGCGGCCTGGGCCGAGCGCACCTGA